In Raphanus sativus cultivar WK10039 unplaced genomic scaffold, ASM80110v3 Scaffold0227, whole genome shotgun sequence, one DNA window encodes the following:
- the LOC130501606 gene encoding probable xyloglucan endotransglucosylase/hydrolase protein 7, whose protein sequence is MASIKPIITRFSLIFDYKATMVVSLFSARNAFFISLCLFAALYRPVLSRPAKFADDFRITWSDTHITQIDGGRAIQLKLDPSSGCGFASKKQYLFGRVSMKIKLIPGDSAGTVAAFYMNSDTDSVRDELDFEFLGNRSGQPYTVQTNVFAHGKGDREQRVNLWFDPSREFHEYAISWNHLRIVFYVDNVPIRVYKNNEARKVPYPRFQPMGVYSTLWEADDWATRGGLEKINWSGAPFYAYCKDFDIEGCSVPGPADCPTNPTNWWEGNAYHQLSPVEARSYRWVRVNHMIYDYCTDKSRFSVPPPECSAGI, encoded by the exons ATGGCTTCGATCAAACCTATCATCACAAGATTTTCACTAATATTCGACTACAAAGCAACAATGGTGGTGTCACTCTTCTCTGCAAGGAATGCTTTCTTTATAAGCTTATGCTTATTTGCAGCTTTGTACCGGCCGGTTTTGAGTAGACCAGCTAAGTTTGCGGATGACTTTAGAATCACGTGGTCCGATACTCATATCACTCAAATCGATGGAGGAAGAGCCATTCAGCTCAAGTTGGACCCTAGCTCAG GATGTGGGTTCGCTTCGAAGAAGCAATATTTGTTTGGCCGCGTTAGCATGAAAATTAAACTCATCCCGGGTGATTCCGCAGGAACAGTAGCTGCGTtctat ATGAATTCGGATACAGATTCTGTAAGAGATGAACTAGATTTTGAATTCTTGGGAAACCGAAGTGGACAACCTTACACTGTGCAAACTAACGTATTTGCTCATGGTAAAGGCGATAGAGAGCAAAGAGTGAACCTTTGGTTTGATCCTTCTCGTGAATTCCACGAATACGCCATTTCATGGAACCATCTCCGTATTGT GTTCTACGTAGACAATGTCCCCATTAGGGTTTATAAGAACAACGAGGCTAGGAAAGTACCATACCCGAGATTCCAACCAATGGGTGTATATTCCACATTATGGGAAGCCGATGATTGGGCAACACGTGGAGGATTAGAGAAAATCAATTGGTCGGGAGCTCCATTTTATGCGTACTGCAAAGATTTTGATATAGAGGGATGTTCGGTTCCAGGACCAGCAGATTGTCCAACTAATCCAACGAATTGGTGGGAAGGCAATGCGTACCACCAATTGAGTCCAGTTGAGGCTCGAAGTTATAGATGGGTCCGAGTGAACCATATGATCTATGATTACTGTACCGACAAGTCTCGTTTTTCTGTTCCTCCCCCGGAATGCTCTGCCGGAATATGA